A region from the Oceanidesulfovibrio marinus genome encodes:
- a CDS encoding aldehyde ferredoxin oxidoreductase N-terminal domain-containing protein, with amino-acid sequence MLHGDLATRRIDVDEATGQWSRTCVGGSVFAPSPLRRVPAQNVNSLESDNILKLAASVISGAPVSGANRIIAASKSPHIDRFGESETGGCVGPELKSTGFDAMAEKPVGLSIINGVFGQHEELNWMDCARSSSGAGYAEQPLNRQFFGPGQ; translated from the coding sequence ATGCTGCACGGGGACCTAGCCACACGCCGGATCGATGTGGATGAGGCCACCGGGCAATGGTCCCGCACCTGTGTGGGGGGCTCCGTCTTTGCCCCCTCCCCTCTGCGCAGGGTGCCGGCCCAGAATGTGAATTCGCTCGAATCCGACAATATCCTTAAACTGGCGGCAAGCGTCATCAGCGGCGCCCCCGTCTCAGGGGCCAACCGCATTATTGCTGCATCCAAGTCGCCGCATATCGACCGCTTCGGCGAGTCCGAAACCGGCGGCTGCGTCGGTCCTGAGCTCAAGTCCACCGGCTTCGACGCTATGGCTGAGAAGCCGGTGGGCCTGAGCATCATCAACGGCGTCTTTGGTCAGCACGAGGAGCTGAACTGGATGGACTGCGCCCGAAGCTCCAGCGGCGCGGGCTATGCGGAACAGCCCCTGAACAGGCAATTTTTTGGGCCAGGGCAATGA
- a CDS encoding NAD-dependent succinate-semialdehyde dehydrogenase translates to MLSRTACAVNGEWIQADSGKTIDVRNPANGDVIGSVPLCGKEETARAIAAAEAAWPAWRAMTAMERGDIIMRLHNLMIEEREELARLMTLEQGKPLAEARGEIGFGCSFLRWFAEEGRRAYGSVIPAPWRNKKMIVTREPVGVVGIITPWNFPTAMICRKIGPALAVGCPVVIKPASQTPFSALAVAELAKRAGVPDGVINVITGSSKEIGGEITSNPTVRKVSFTGSTTVGKMLLEQCASTVKKMSLELGGNAPFLVFDDADLDLAIPGAMNSKYRNTGQTCICTNRFLVQDGIYEEFLERLGKAVNDLKVGNGMEDGVTQGPLIDESAVIRMEEQVADAKKQGGRIVMGGKRHALGGTYYEPTIIADATEEMLFAKEETFGPVAPVFRFQTEEQAVKLANSTEFGLAGYVYTQDLGRAFRVSEALEYGLVGVNESLISTCEAPFGGVKESGFGREGSQYGLDDYTVLKYTCMAGLGA, encoded by the coding sequence ATGTTGTCCCGAACTGCATGTGCAGTAAACGGTGAATGGATTCAGGCCGATTCCGGCAAAACCATTGACGTCCGCAACCCTGCAAACGGCGACGTTATCGGCAGTGTGCCCCTTTGCGGCAAGGAAGAGACCGCCCGCGCCATCGCCGCTGCCGAAGCGGCCTGGCCCGCATGGCGCGCCATGACCGCCATGGAACGTGGCGACATCATCATGCGCCTCCATAACCTCATGATCGAGGAGCGCGAGGAACTGGCCCGTCTGATGACTCTGGAACAGGGCAAGCCCCTGGCCGAAGCCCGCGGCGAAATCGGCTTCGGTTGCAGCTTCCTGCGCTGGTTCGCCGAGGAAGGCCGCCGTGCCTACGGCAGCGTCATCCCCGCCCCCTGGCGCAACAAGAAGATGATCGTGACCCGGGAGCCCGTTGGCGTTGTCGGCATCATTACGCCCTGGAACTTCCCCACGGCCATGATCTGCCGGAAGATCGGTCCGGCCCTGGCCGTTGGCTGCCCGGTAGTCATCAAGCCTGCCAGCCAGACCCCCTTCTCCGCCCTGGCCGTTGCCGAGCTCGCCAAGCGCGCCGGCGTGCCCGACGGAGTGATCAACGTAATCACCGGCTCCTCCAAGGAGATCGGCGGCGAGATCACCAGCAACCCCACGGTGCGCAAGGTCAGCTTCACCGGCTCCACCACCGTCGGCAAGATGCTCCTGGAGCAATGCGCCAGCACGGTGAAGAAGATGTCTCTGGAGCTGGGCGGCAACGCTCCGTTCCTGGTCTTTGACGATGCGGACCTCGATCTGGCCATTCCCGGCGCCATGAACAGCAAGTACCGCAACACGGGCCAGACATGCATTTGCACCAACCGCTTCCTGGTGCAGGACGGCATCTACGAGGAGTTCCTGGAACGCCTGGGCAAGGCCGTCAACGACCTCAAGGTGGGTAACGGCATGGAAGACGGCGTCACCCAGGGCCCGCTGATCGACGAAAGCGCCGTCATCCGCATGGAAGAGCAGGTAGCGGACGCCAAGAAGCAAGGCGGCCGCATCGTGATGGGCGGCAAGCGCCACGCCCTCGGCGGCACCTACTACGAGCCCACCATCATCGCCGACGCCACGGAAGAGATGCTTTTCGCCAAGGAAGAGACCTTCGGCCCGGTTGCTCCGGTCTTCCGCTTCCAGACCGAAGAGCAGGCCGTCAAGCTGGCCAACAGCACCGAGTTCGGCCTGGCCGGATACGTCTACACCCAGGACCTGGGCCGCGCTTTCCGCGTTTCCGAGGCGCTGGAGTACGGCCTGGTCGGCGTGAACGAGAGCCTCATCTCCACCTGCGAAGCGCCCTTCGGCGGCGTCAAGGAAAGCGGTTTTGGTCGCGAAGGCTCGCAGTACGGCCTCGATGACTACACCGTGCTCAAGTACACCTGCATGGCCGGGCTGGGTGCATAG
- a CDS encoding UxaA family hydrolase yields MAIDFLVHEAADGVGVVVVEGLKANQEISGWVMKEDQTITVKILNDIPIGHKVALKDFNVGDTVIKYNTDIGKVVAPIKKGEHLHVHNVKTKRW; encoded by the coding sequence ATGGCTATCGATTTTTTGGTGCATGAAGCCGCAGACGGCGTGGGCGTCGTCGTGGTGGAAGGGCTCAAAGCCAATCAAGAAATCAGCGGCTGGGTTATGAAGGAAGACCAGACGATTACGGTCAAAATCCTCAACGACATTCCGATCGGTCACAAAGTGGCGCTGAAAGACTTCAACGTCGGCGACACCGTGATCAAATACAACACTGATATCGGCAAAGTCGTGGCGCCCATCAAGAAAGGCGAGCACCTCCACGTCCACAACGTCAAAACCAAAAGGTGGTAA
- a CDS encoding UxaA family hydrolase — METKFLGYRRENGRVGVRNHVVILPLDDLSNAASEAVANNVKGTLALPHAYGRLQFGEDLELYFRTVIGMGCNPNVAAVIVIGIEPQWTNRIVEGIAKTGKPVAGFSIEQNGDFNTICAASKKAKEFMHFASEQQRVECDVKELWISTKCGESDTTSGIATNPTVGNAYDKLYPLGNTLLFGETTELTGGEHLVAERCVNDEVREKFQFFFDRYAKVVDDHKTSDLSDSQPTKGNIEGGLTTIEEKALGNIQKIGHKAPVVGCLDKAEAPTGPGLWFMDSSSAAAEMVTLAAAAGFVIHFFPTGQGNIIGNPILPVVKLCSNPRTLRTMSEHFDVDVSGLLRREMTPDEAGDSLLEMMLRTANGRLTSAEVMGHREFIITRLYESA, encoded by the coding sequence ATGGAAACCAAGTTTTTAGGATACCGTCGTGAGAACGGCCGTGTCGGGGTGCGCAACCACGTAGTCATTCTGCCCCTGGACGACCTGTCCAACGCAGCCTCCGAGGCCGTCGCCAACAACGTCAAGGGCACCCTGGCCCTGCCCCACGCCTACGGCCGCCTGCAGTTCGGCGAGGACCTGGAGCTCTACTTCCGCACCGTCATCGGCATGGGCTGCAACCCCAACGTTGCCGCTGTCATCGTCATCGGCATCGAGCCCCAGTGGACCAACCGCATCGTTGAGGGCATCGCCAAGACCGGCAAGCCCGTTGCCGGCTTCTCCATCGAGCAGAACGGCGACTTCAACACCATCTGCGCCGCTTCCAAGAAGGCCAAGGAGTTCATGCACTTCGCCAGCGAGCAGCAGCGTGTCGAGTGCGATGTGAAGGAACTCTGGATCTCCACCAAATGCGGTGAGTCCGACACCACCTCCGGCATCGCCACCAACCCCACCGTTGGTAACGCCTATGACAAGCTCTACCCGCTGGGCAACACCCTGCTCTTCGGTGAGACCACCGAGCTCACCGGCGGCGAGCACCTGGTAGCCGAGCGTTGCGTCAACGACGAAGTGCGCGAGAAGTTCCAGTTCTTCTTCGATCGCTACGCCAAGGTTGTCGACGACCACAAGACCAGCGACCTTTCCGACTCCCAGCCCACCAAGGGCAACATCGAGGGTGGCCTGACCACCATCGAGGAAAAGGCCCTGGGCAACATCCAGAAGATCGGCCACAAGGCCCCTGTCGTTGGCTGCCTGGATAAGGCCGAGGCTCCTACCGGTCCTGGCCTGTGGTTCATGGACTCCTCCTCCGCCGCTGCAGAGATGGTCACCCTGGCCGCCGCTGCCGGCTTTGTCATTCATTTCTTCCCCACGGGTCAGGGCAACATCATCGGCAACCCGATCCTGCCCGTGGTCAAGCTTTGCTCCAACCCGCGCACCCTGCGCACCATGAGCGAGCACTTCGACGTGGACGTTTCCGGCCTGCTGCGCCGTGAGATGACCCCGGACGAAGCCGGCGATTCTCTGCTGGAGATGATGCTCCGCACTGCCAATGGCCGCCTCACCTCTGCCGAGGTTATGGGCCA